In Glandiceps talaboti chromosome 4, keGlaTala1.1, whole genome shotgun sequence, a single window of DNA contains:
- the LOC144434353 gene encoding uncharacterized protein LOC144434353: MAAFALLRILVIVRPVMEGIDVTKVIILAHILIVHIDECALYTDNDCDHICHNFDGSYNCTCQEGYATTDDGRTCQPICTEGCANGGHCIIPDVCACADGFDGESCQYKLNPWTHNATGCMCYFDQSRFDCACCIKGGCQCTWDHPHRCVQCGQGLKCDKDVSPEEQEFEVDGWTFSSSGCPCIYDNTKTDCACCQNGGCPCGLTNPKKCSQCGLVDGCL; the protein is encoded by the exons ATGGCGGCATTTGCACTGCTCCGAATACTTGTGATTGTCCGTCCGGTTATGGAGGGAATCGATGTCACCAAGGTGATTATCCTAGCGCATATTTTGATTGTTC ACATCGATGAGTGCGCCCTCTACACAGACAATGATTGTGACCACATCTGTCATAACTTTGACGGTTCGTACAACTGTACTTGTCAGGAGGGATATGCCACCACTGACGACGGTAGAACTTGTCAAC CTATCTGTACCGAGGGATGTGCGAATGGAGGACATTGTATCATACCAGATGTCTGTGCATGTGCTGATGGTTTCGATGGCGAAAGTTGCCAATACA AATTGAATCCATGGACTCATAACGCTACAGGTTGTATGTGTTACTTTGACCAGTCAAGGTTCGACTGTGCCTGCTGCATCAAAGGAGGATGTCAATGTACATGGGATCATCCTCATCGATGTGTGCAATGTGGTCAAGGTCTGAAGTGTGATAAAGACG TTTCTCCTGAAGAACAAGAGTTTGAAGTCGACGGCTGGACATTCAGTAGCTCCGGTTGTCCTTGTATCTATGACAACACTAAAACTGACTGTGCATGCTGCCAGAATGGTGGTTGTCCATGTGGTCTTACAAATCCCAAAAAGTGTTCACAGTGTGGACTCGTTGACGGTTGTCTGTAG